One Streptomyces coeruleorubidus DNA segment encodes these proteins:
- the gmd gene encoding GDP-mannose 4,6-dehydratase codes for MTDKTALITGITGQDGSYLAELLLQKGYVVHGIVRRASTFNTQRIEHLYRDPHDPEARLFLHYGDLTDGTRIAGLLERLRPDEVYHLAAQSHVRVSFDEPEFTGDSTGLGTTRLLEAIRTTGLPCRFYQASSSEMFGASPPPQHEGTPFHPRSPYGVAKVYAYWATRNYREAYGMYAVNGILFNHESPRRGPTFVTRKVATAAARIKAGLEDVVYLGNLDARRDWGYAAEYVEAMWRMLQQDEPDDYVVATGVSYSVRDFVEQCFAHVGLDWRDHVRFDERYLRPTEVDDLVGDASKAERLLGWRPKVRAPELARLMVDAEIAALSPAPAASVGAPAAPTAPALVGQ; via the coding sequence ATGACGGACAAGACCGCGCTCATCACCGGCATCACCGGCCAGGACGGCTCCTACCTCGCAGAATTGCTGCTGCAGAAGGGGTACGTGGTGCACGGAATCGTCCGCCGCGCCTCGACCTTCAACACGCAACGCATCGAGCATCTCTACCGGGATCCGCACGACCCCGAGGCGCGCCTCTTCCTGCACTACGGCGACCTGACCGACGGAACCCGGATCGCGGGACTGCTCGAGCGGCTGCGGCCCGACGAGGTCTACCACCTGGCCGCCCAGTCCCACGTACGGGTGTCGTTCGACGAGCCGGAGTTCACCGGGGACTCCACCGGGCTGGGCACCACGCGGTTGCTCGAGGCCATCAGGACGACGGGCCTGCCCTGCCGGTTCTACCAGGCCTCCAGCTCGGAGATGTTCGGCGCCTCCCCGCCGCCTCAGCACGAGGGCACCCCCTTCCACCCGCGCTCCCCGTACGGGGTCGCCAAGGTGTACGCGTACTGGGCGACGCGCAACTACCGGGAGGCGTACGGGATGTACGCGGTCAACGGCATCCTGTTCAACCACGAGTCCCCTCGCCGTGGCCCGACCTTCGTCACCCGCAAGGTGGCCACGGCGGCCGCACGCATCAAGGCCGGCCTCGAGGACGTCGTCTACCTGGGCAATCTCGACGCCCGACGGGACTGGGGATACGCGGCGGAATACGTCGAGGCGATGTGGCGGATGCTGCAACAGGACGAACCGGACGACTACGTGGTCGCCACCGGCGTCAGCTACAGCGTGCGCGACTTCGTCGAGCAGTGTTTCGCCCATGTCGGCCTCGACTGGCGCGACCACGTGCGGTTCGACGAGCGATACCTGAGACCGACCGAGGTGGACGACCTCGTCGGAGACGCCTCCAAGGCCGAGCGGCTCCTGGGATGGCGCCCGAAGGTGCGAGCCCCGGAACTGGCCCGCCTCATGGTCGACGCCGAGATCGCGGCCCTGTCGCCGGCGCCTGCCGCTTCCGTCGGTGCACCCGCCGCTCCTACGGCGCCGGCGTTGGTCGGGCAGTGA
- a CDS encoding class I SAM-dependent methyltransferase, protein MLKTKIADPTRPGSLAHSARAKRWDELLRCFPDLAEMHVLDLGGTPTSWRGAPVRPAHVVTVNLDPRTARHAESGITPVVADACSLSLPTHMVTRRFDLVYSNSVLEHVGGHYRRQQFADTVHSHADHHWVQTPYRYFPVEPHWLFPGLQWLPFRARVAVSRHWPHGHVPSAGHAQATRDVQEVELLSAAEMRSYFPASTIWFERFAGLPKSLVARK, encoded by the coding sequence ATGTTGAAGACGAAGATCGCCGATCCCACGAGGCCCGGCTCCCTTGCCCACTCGGCTCGCGCCAAGCGCTGGGACGAACTGCTGCGATGCTTTCCCGACCTGGCCGAGATGCACGTTCTCGACCTCGGCGGCACCCCGACCTCCTGGCGTGGCGCACCTGTCCGGCCGGCGCACGTGGTGACCGTCAATCTCGACCCGCGCACCGCCCGGCATGCCGAGTCCGGGATCACGCCGGTCGTCGCGGACGCGTGCAGCCTCTCGCTGCCGACGCACATGGTCACCCGGCGATTCGACCTCGTGTACTCGAACTCCGTCCTGGAGCACGTGGGAGGGCACTACCGGCGGCAGCAGTTCGCCGACACGGTGCACAGCCACGCGGACCACCACTGGGTGCAGACCCCCTACCGCTACTTCCCCGTCGAACCCCACTGGCTGTTCCCAGGGCTGCAATGGCTCCCGTTCCGGGCTCGCGTCGCCGTCTCCCGGCACTGGCCGCACGGTCACGTTCCAAGCGCCGGGCATGCGCAGGCCACCCGCGACGTCCAGGAGGTCGAGCTGCTGTCCGCGGCCGAGATGCGGTCCTACTTCCCTGCTTCCACCATCTGGTTCGAACGCTTCGCCGGACTTCCCAAGTCACTGGTCGCAAGGAAGTGA
- a CDS encoding GDP-L-fucose synthase family protein, translating into MAACTDTGAPAPVASAVNAPAAVRDDRVHRPLDRSARVFVAGGSGLVGSAVRRELRREGFTDVVAPGSAELDLRERQAVFDWFAAVRPDVVVLAAARVGGIKANTTRPAEFLSDNLRIQVNMLDAALEHGVERLLFLGSSCIYPKFAEQPIREEALLTGPLEPTNDAYAIAKIAGILNVRAVRRQYGLPWISAMPTNLYGPGDNFHPEHSHVLPSLMRRFHEAKESGARRVVNWGSGAPRREFLHVDDLARACLHLIEHYDGDSPVNVGTGTDLTIRELAELVADVVGYRGSVEWDTKQPDGTPRKLLDVSRLIALGWAPRIGLREGIARTYAWYVDNLESGTLRH; encoded by the coding sequence ATGGCCGCCTGTACTGATACCGGTGCCCCAGCCCCGGTCGCCTCGGCGGTGAACGCGCCTGCCGCGGTGCGCGACGACAGGGTGCACCGCCCCCTCGACCGCTCGGCGCGCGTGTTCGTGGCCGGGGGCTCGGGGCTGGTCGGTTCGGCGGTGCGCAGGGAGCTTCGCCGTGAAGGGTTCACTGATGTGGTCGCGCCCGGCTCGGCGGAGCTGGACCTGAGGGAGCGGCAGGCGGTGTTCGACTGGTTCGCGGCCGTGCGCCCGGACGTGGTGGTGCTGGCCGCGGCACGAGTGGGCGGGATCAAGGCGAATACCACCCGGCCCGCCGAGTTCCTCTCCGACAACCTGCGCATTCAGGTCAACATGCTGGACGCGGCCCTGGAGCACGGGGTGGAGCGGCTGCTGTTCCTGGGTTCCAGTTGCATCTACCCGAAGTTCGCCGAGCAGCCCATCCGCGAGGAGGCGCTGCTGACGGGTCCCTTGGAGCCGACCAACGACGCCTACGCGATCGCCAAGATCGCCGGCATTTTGAACGTGCGGGCGGTACGACGCCAGTACGGCCTGCCCTGGATCTCCGCCATGCCGACCAATCTGTACGGGCCGGGCGACAACTTCCACCCCGAGCACTCTCATGTGCTGCCGTCCCTGATGCGGCGCTTCCACGAGGCTAAGGAGTCGGGTGCGCGGCGGGTGGTGAACTGGGGCAGTGGCGCGCCTCGTCGGGAGTTCCTCCATGTGGACGATCTGGCACGGGCGTGCCTGCATCTGATCGAGCACTACGACGGGGACAGTCCGGTCAACGTCGGCACCGGCACGGACCTGACCATCCGGGAACTGGCGGAACTCGTCGCGGACGTCGTCGGGTACCGCGGGAGCGTCGAGTGGGACACGAAGCAGCCGGACGGCACCCCACGCAAGCTCCTTGACGTGTCCCGGCTCATCGCGCTCGGCTGGGCGCCCCGTATCGGCCTGCGGGAAGGAATCGCCCGGACGTACGCCTGGTACGTGGACAATCTCGAGTCCGGCACGCTGCGGCACTGA
- a CDS encoding LAETG motif-containing sortase-dependent surface protein — protein MDALLFSKPVKLGHFTADANGTVEGTVTIPKWTDPGKHIFLLKGEKSKLKLSAKITVNSHKPHLADTGEDRTPVLLGGAAGLLALGAGTMMAVRRRKQN, from the coding sequence GTGGACGCATTGCTCTTCTCGAAGCCGGTCAAGCTGGGCCATTTCACCGCCGACGCAAACGGCACGGTGGAGGGTACCGTCACCATCCCCAAATGGACCGATCCGGGCAAGCACATCTTCCTTCTCAAGGGAGAGAAATCGAAACTGAAGCTCTCGGCCAAGATCACCGTAAACTCGCACAAGCCTCACCTCGCCGACACCGGTGAGGACCGGACGCCCGTTCTGTTGGGCGGAGCCGCAGGGCTGCTGGCGCTCGGAGCCGGCACGATGATGGCCGTCCGTCGGCGGAAGCAGAACTGA
- a CDS encoding low molecular weight phosphatase family protein, giving the protein MNTDIAPHVLVSFSSPPGGCVPPFRVLVVCTGNVYRSPLAECLLRHQLLEYRQMIHLSSAGTRAVAGMPMAAVVASFLLGRGVQPSGMGSCRLTKEMVEDADLVLGAATEHREAAVRLSPVRALSRAFTFREFARLVRSEDAAGVVDPAARFVTLVQGAAARRGAVSTRMGDVDVNDPLGVPPSQVHECLVQIEEIVERIAAAMRTS; this is encoded by the coding sequence ATGAATACTGACATCGCGCCGCACGTCTTGGTCTCCTTTTCTTCCCCTCCTGGAGGGTGTGTGCCCCCGTTCCGCGTACTTGTGGTGTGCACCGGCAACGTCTATCGCTCTCCGCTTGCCGAGTGCCTGCTCAGGCACCAACTGCTCGAGTATCGGCAAATGATCCATCTGAGCAGTGCCGGCACCCGGGCCGTCGCGGGTATGCCAATGGCGGCTGTTGTCGCCTCCTTCCTCCTCGGACGTGGCGTGCAGCCCTCCGGGATGGGCTCCTGCCGACTGACCAAGGAGATGGTCGAAGACGCGGACCTGGTACTGGGCGCTGCGACGGAGCATCGTGAGGCCGCTGTGCGGCTGTCCCCTGTGCGTGCGCTGTCCCGTGCGTTCACCTTCCGTGAGTTCGCCCGGCTGGTGCGTTCAGAGGACGCCGCAGGCGTGGTGGATCCGGCCGCACGGTTTGTGACCCTCGTCCAGGGGGCGGCCGCTCGCCGTGGTGCCGTGTCGACACGCATGGGTGACGTAGACGTGAACGACCCTCTTGGCGTACCTCCATCACAAGTGCACGAGTGTCTGGTTCAGATCGAGGAGATCGTTGAGCGGATCGCCGCCGCCATGCGGACCAGTTAG
- a CDS encoding RHS repeat domain-containing protein gives MITVHNAYDEAGRLLRTDDRLNGSSHFDLDAAGRVTGVTARGWTESYAHDGAGNQTSAE, from the coding sequence TTGATCACCGTGCACAACGCCTATGACGAGGCCGGCCGCCTGCTGCGCACGGACGACAGGTTGAACGGCAGCAGCCACTTCGATCTGGACGCCGCGGGACGGGTCACGGGCGTCACCGCGCGGGGCTGGACCGAGAGCTACGCCCACGACGGCGCCGGTAACCAGACGAGCGCCGAGTGA
- a CDS encoding phosphoribosylglycinamide synthetase, whose protein sequence is MGFRIWSVWDPSQLEADLAPRVEEVSEELLLTDFTDETGLREVIARTARRHDIDAVLHCGHGDSVLPVVREAWRLGLSPNPPAVYERLQVCEEGDRAPAEAPRVSVETLTVNGTHHVVGMTAQRTTGPPDFLVTGYLHPAPLTDDERKIIGAAVEERLTASGYRFGPAHTQVALLPDGPRIVSCRAHLGADRIPLLVEIARGFDLEAAVFTALSGGRPVVPSASRYAEVGFFLLPEGRLETYTGTEDIAVTPWVRGARFPYAVGDWIAPIGDPRARRAYVVVEGDTPELTRDRIAKARVDLVADIRPATR, encoded by the coding sequence TTGGGGTTTCGCATCTGGTCGGTATGGGATCCGTCGCAGCTGGAGGCCGACTTGGCGCCGCGCGTCGAGGAGGTCTCCGAGGAGCTGCTGCTCACGGATTTCACCGACGAGACCGGGCTGCGCGAGGTCATCGCGCGGACCGCGCGGCGCCATGACATCGACGCCGTGCTGCACTGCGGACACGGCGACTCCGTCCTGCCGGTGGTCCGGGAGGCATGGCGGCTGGGCCTGTCTCCGAACCCCCCGGCGGTGTACGAACGGCTCCAGGTCTGCGAAGAGGGCGACCGGGCCCCTGCCGAGGCTCCCCGGGTGAGTGTCGAGACGCTGACCGTGAACGGGACCCACCACGTCGTGGGGATGACGGCTCAACGCACCACGGGGCCGCCGGACTTCCTCGTGACGGGCTACCTCCATCCGGCGCCGTTGACCGACGACGAACGAAAGATCATCGGGGCGGCGGTCGAGGAGCGGCTGACGGCGAGCGGATACCGTTTCGGCCCGGCCCACACGCAGGTGGCGCTGCTGCCCGACGGGCCGCGGATCGTGTCCTGCCGCGCGCACCTGGGCGCCGACCGCATCCCCCTGCTCGTCGAGATCGCGCGCGGGTTCGACCTGGAGGCAGCGGTCTTCACGGCCCTTTCGGGAGGTCGCCCCGTCGTGCCGAGCGCCTCCCGGTACGCCGAGGTCGGTTTCTTCCTGCTGCCCGAGGGGCGGCTGGAGACCTACACGGGCACCGAGGACATCGCCGTGACCCCCTGGGTCCGTGGAGCCCGCTTCCCGTACGCCGTCGGCGACTGGATCGCGCCCATCGGCGACCCGCGTGCCCGTCGCGCCTACGTGGTGGTCGAGGGGGACACACCGGAACTCACCCGCGATCGCATCGCCAAGGCGCGAGTGGACCTCGTCGCCGATATCCGGCCAGCCACCCGATGA
- a CDS encoding AfsR/SARP family transcriptional regulator codes for MRAATSKHIQDETSSGLEFAVLGSLEVRNGSEPVSVNGALQRRVLVMLLLEAGRVVPVSRLVAAAWNEEPPDSAEHQVRKTVAKLRSRIPHGPDIIVTDGPGYRAVVDTDQLDLLRHQKLLRQARESLDAGEPERAAAQLREALALWRGPVLSGSGGRVVDAASTALEEQRLSAAEQLYDLCIDAGEAAEITGELRVLVDEHPLRETLRSRLMLALYHSGQQAAALDEFARARGHLADELGIDPGTELTGLHERILRQDPSLTRPERSASRVPHQVTEAPYALPFDVPDFSGRSSELKWVCDTARCAQAGAPTVLALDGMGGGGKTALAIRAAHELAEQYPDGSLFIDLHGFTPGQTPLSAFHAQGDLLAAAGIPSDEIPTVPAGRAARWQSYMRGRRMLLVLDNAAASEQVRALIPASCDSLVLITSRPRLTGLDGAEWLSVGALPEQDSHQILRNTLGAERVEKEPDAARELLRLCGGLPLAVRIAAARLANRPHWTVQRLVERLRDHDRRLDELTSEGRGVAGALLLSYQSMPDDQRTAFRLLGHHPGRYLDAEEAAALLDTDVLTAEDVLEELVDVRLLEAREPGVYALHDLVRSFVQRVAQGQQAPEDGQAVRRLLDHYLNTAERACDTLFPGRRRFSDRDEGGRAREEFDHKDKALQWLDQHRDSLLAAVDAAYHGGLLWHAARLPRELGFHSSIRGYDASANAALEKGVSASRQLGDQPLTRLNLMNLAMGKWRLGQLRDAVARLEEAVALSRRMEDVHSEAECRARLGQACNSMGELERALHLCQEANERAQELGFTRLDGSSLSTLSLIQVRLGRFEEAAQSGERAVAIFDSIQEVQLSVDALSNLSQATEGLGRFKEALAWADAALERCQRMSMPSVLPLVLARRADVLVRMGELEEAADSAGHALAKATRSTDDIHRATVHLSVGRVRYAQGDLDTAKAQQLLAHEIACRMELRYDEACALWGLARTAEAQGHPQTARRHRSAADNLFSLMKVPETAR; via the coding sequence GTGCGGGCCGCGACATCGAAACACATTCAAGACGAAACCAGTTCCGGACTGGAATTCGCCGTTCTCGGATCTCTGGAAGTCCGCAACGGCAGCGAACCCGTATCGGTCAACGGGGCTCTGCAACGGCGCGTTCTCGTGATGCTGCTCCTGGAGGCCGGGCGCGTCGTGCCCGTCTCCCGTCTGGTGGCGGCCGCATGGAACGAAGAACCACCGGACAGCGCCGAGCACCAGGTGCGCAAGACGGTTGCCAAACTGCGCAGCCGCATTCCGCACGGCCCCGACATCATCGTGACCGACGGGCCCGGATACCGCGCGGTCGTCGACACCGACCAACTCGACCTGCTGCGCCACCAGAAGCTGTTGAGGCAGGCCAGGGAATCACTCGACGCGGGGGAGCCGGAGCGGGCCGCCGCACAATTGCGTGAGGCGCTGGCGCTGTGGCGAGGGCCGGTGCTGTCCGGTTCCGGCGGCCGTGTGGTCGACGCCGCCTCGACGGCTCTGGAGGAGCAGCGGCTCAGCGCTGCCGAGCAGCTCTACGATCTGTGCATCGACGCGGGCGAGGCCGCCGAGATCACGGGTGAGCTGCGTGTCCTCGTCGACGAGCATCCGCTGCGCGAGACGCTGCGCAGCCGGCTGATGCTCGCCCTCTACCACTCCGGCCAGCAAGCCGCCGCCCTCGACGAGTTCGCCCGTGCCCGAGGTCACCTCGCGGACGAACTGGGCATAGACCCCGGCACGGAGCTGACCGGACTGCACGAACGCATCCTGCGCCAGGACCCGTCGCTCACTCGTCCGGAACGCTCCGCGTCCCGTGTCCCGCACCAGGTGACCGAGGCTCCGTACGCGCTGCCGTTCGACGTGCCCGACTTCTCGGGCCGCAGCTCCGAGCTGAAGTGGGTCTGCGACACGGCCAGGTGTGCCCAGGCCGGGGCACCGACGGTCCTGGCCCTCGACGGCATGGGCGGCGGCGGCAAGACGGCCCTGGCCATCCGCGCCGCCCACGAACTGGCCGAGCAGTATCCGGACGGCAGTCTCTTCATCGACCTGCACGGCTTCACACCGGGCCAGACGCCGCTCAGCGCGTTCCACGCACAAGGAGACCTGCTCGCCGCCGCCGGCATCCCCAGCGACGAGATACCCACGGTGCCGGCGGGACGTGCCGCGCGGTGGCAGTCCTACATGCGGGGCCGTCGCATGCTGCTGGTCCTGGACAACGCCGCCGCGTCCGAGCAGGTGCGGGCGCTGATCCCCGCCTCCTGCGACAGTCTGGTACTGATCACCAGCCGCCCGCGGCTGACCGGACTGGACGGAGCCGAGTGGCTCTCCGTCGGCGCCCTTCCGGAGCAGGACAGCCACCAGATCCTGCGGAACACCCTCGGTGCCGAACGCGTCGAGAAGGAGCCGGACGCGGCCCGTGAGCTGCTGCGGCTGTGCGGAGGTCTCCCGCTGGCGGTCAGGATCGCCGCCGCCCGGCTGGCGAACCGTCCGCACTGGACCGTCCAGCGACTCGTCGAACGGCTGCGGGACCACGACCGGCGCCTGGACGAACTCACCAGCGAGGGCAGGGGGGTCGCTGGCGCGCTGCTGCTGTCGTACCAGTCCATGCCCGACGACCAGCGAACGGCCTTCCGGCTTCTGGGCCACCACCCCGGACGCTATCTGGACGCCGAAGAAGCCGCCGCGCTGTTGGACACCGATGTCCTGACGGCCGAGGACGTGCTGGAAGAACTCGTCGACGTACGGCTGTTGGAGGCCAGGGAACCGGGGGTGTACGCCCTGCACGACCTGGTGCGCAGCTTCGTGCAACGGGTCGCGCAGGGGCAGCAGGCGCCGGAGGACGGACAAGCGGTGCGGCGACTGCTGGATCACTACCTGAACACGGCGGAACGCGCGTGCGACACGCTGTTTCCCGGACGGCGCCGCTTCTCGGACCGCGACGAAGGAGGCCGGGCACGCGAGGAGTTCGACCACAAGGACAAGGCGCTCCAGTGGCTCGACCAGCACCGCGACAGTCTGCTGGCGGCGGTGGACGCCGCGTATCACGGAGGGCTGCTCTGGCACGCCGCGCGGCTGCCGCGTGAGCTGGGCTTCCACTCCAGCATCCGCGGCTACGACGCCAGCGCGAACGCGGCGCTGGAGAAAGGTGTCAGCGCGTCGCGACAGCTCGGGGACCAGCCGTTGACCCGGCTGAACCTGATGAATCTGGCCATGGGCAAGTGGCGGCTGGGGCAGTTGCGCGACGCGGTCGCCCGGCTGGAGGAAGCCGTGGCCCTGTCCCGGCGGATGGAGGACGTGCACAGCGAGGCGGAGTGCCGGGCCCGGCTGGGACAGGCGTGCAACAGCATGGGAGAGCTGGAGCGCGCGCTGCACCTGTGCCAGGAGGCCAACGAACGTGCGCAGGAGCTCGGCTTCACCCGGCTCGACGGCTCGTCGCTGAGCACGCTGAGCCTGATCCAGGTGCGGCTCGGGCGGTTCGAGGAGGCGGCTCAGTCGGGGGAGCGGGCGGTGGCCATCTTCGACTCGATCCAGGAGGTACAGCTCTCCGTGGACGCGCTGAGCAATCTCTCCCAGGCGACCGAGGGCCTGGGCCGCTTCAAGGAGGCGCTCGCTTGGGCCGACGCGGCGCTGGAACGGTGCCAGCGCATGAGCATGCCCTCCGTGTTGCCGCTCGTGCTCGCCCGCAGAGCCGACGTGCTGGTGCGTATGGGCGAGCTGGAGGAGGCGGCGGACAGCGCAGGCCACGCACTCGCCAAGGCCACCAGGAGCACCGACGACATCCACCGTGCCACCGTGCACCTCTCGGTGGGGCGCGTGCGGTACGCGCAGGGGGACCTGGACACGGCGAAGGCTCAGCAGCTTCTGGCCCACGAGATCGCCTGCCGTATGGAGTTGCGCTACGACGAGGCGTGCGCGCTGTGGGGCCTTGCCCGTACCGCCGAGGCCCAGGGACACCCGCAGACGGCCCGGCGGCACCGCTCGGCGGCGGACAACCTCTTCTCCCTCATGAAAGTGCCGGAGACCGCACGGTGA
- a CDS encoding response regulator, with protein MTIRVLICDQLPVIADGLKTLLDAVPDIDVIGTTHNGMEAIVLVRTTRPDVVVTDLNLQTISGLEMIRRLGKEDEPPNVVVFTASDADKTVSDVLHAGASCLLGKDASPQELITAIQAAAAGQTMLAPNIAQRLVTWFRAQPEPQESAMCPEVTELTPREREVTRMVAQGMSTEEVARELIIGEATVRTHLYRVRTKLGVRDRAELVSLAYRTGLIHSAGQPLGDERVLSPVGLRAS; from the coding sequence ATGACCATTCGAGTGCTCATCTGTGACCAGCTGCCCGTTATCGCGGACGGTCTTAAGACCCTCCTCGACGCGGTGCCGGACATCGACGTGATCGGCACCACGCACAACGGTATGGAAGCCATCGTTCTCGTGCGCACCACGCGGCCCGATGTCGTGGTCACGGATCTGAACCTCCAGACCATCTCCGGCCTTGAGATGATCCGCAGGCTCGGCAAGGAGGACGAGCCGCCCAACGTCGTCGTGTTCACCGCGTCCGACGCCGACAAGACGGTGAGCGACGTGCTGCATGCCGGCGCGAGCTGCCTGCTCGGCAAGGACGCGAGCCCGCAGGAGCTGATCACCGCGATCCAGGCGGCAGCCGCCGGGCAGACCATGCTCGCGCCGAACATCGCGCAGCGCCTGGTCACTTGGTTCCGTGCGCAGCCGGAGCCCCAGGAGTCCGCGATGTGCCCGGAGGTGACCGAGCTGACCCCGCGGGAACGGGAAGTGACCCGGATGGTGGCGCAGGGCATGTCCACCGAGGAGGTGGCCCGCGAACTGATCATCGGCGAGGCCACGGTCCGTACCCATCTCTACCGCGTGCGCACCAAGCTCGGCGTCCGCGACCGCGCCGAGCTCGTGTCACTGGCCTACCGGACCGGGCTCATCCACTCGGCCGGACAGCCCCTCGGCGACGAGAGGGTCCTGTCGCCGGTGGGCCTGCGCGCGAGTTGA
- a CDS encoding acyl-CoA dehydrogenase family protein, with amino-acid sequence MDLTPDPLVIELRKALRTGLAGVPARMELHGAPVADGAFGPTRTVLDELGASDFERPASVGGLDLGLTAGVLVSEELGRAARGNSYRADAMAAGMGAPAGAALAGLEALPVGSGVTATARAGGWELTGAATVDDVNAGTLLVATRTGGESVLVAVERGATGRITESACWPPVVRFDATPVTAADVVGTLDDSPTGPLARARLRQAAYLLGIADGAHQIAVGYAGFRRQFGTRLRDLPAVSFPLARAMVALRATRAAVYRGAWLVDSEPDAVGTAPVMALAMAAETARDVVRLSMQSCGVRAMTAELGLHRYFRLAAAESARYGDPAALWRMVGADRLRTARRAAAGTELPVAATART; translated from the coding sequence ATGGACCTCACCCCCGATCCGCTCGTCATCGAGCTGCGCAAGGCGTTGCGTACGGGCCTTGCCGGCGTCCCCGCCCGGATGGAGCTGCACGGCGCGCCGGTGGCCGACGGAGCCTTCGGACCCACCCGGACGGTGCTCGACGAACTGGGCGCGTCCGACTTCGAACGGCCGGCCTCCGTCGGCGGCCTGGACCTGGGCCTGACGGCCGGGGTGCTGGTCAGCGAGGAGCTCGGCCGCGCGGCACGCGGAAACTCCTACCGGGCCGACGCGATGGCGGCCGGCATGGGCGCCCCGGCGGGCGCGGCACTGGCCGGACTGGAAGCGCTGCCGGTCGGCAGTGGGGTCACCGCGACCGCGCGAGCCGGTGGCTGGGAGCTGACCGGCGCGGCCACGGTCGACGACGTGAACGCCGGGACGCTTCTGGTGGCCACCAGGACAGGCGGCGAGTCGGTGCTCGTCGCGGTGGAGCGCGGGGCGACCGGCCGCATCACGGAGAGCGCGTGCTGGCCGCCGGTCGTCCGGTTCGATGCCACGCCGGTCACCGCGGCGGACGTGGTCGGGACTCTGGACGACTCGCCCACCGGCCCCCTCGCGCGTGCGCGGCTGCGACAGGCTGCCTACCTGCTGGGCATCGCCGACGGCGCGCACCAGATCGCGGTGGGATACGCCGGTTTCCGGCGGCAGTTCGGCACCAGGCTGCGTGATCTGCCCGCGGTCTCGTTCCCGTTGGCGCGAGCGATGGTGGCGTTGCGCGCGACCAGGGCGGCGGTGTACCGGGGGGCCTGGCTGGTCGACTCCGAGCCGGACGCCGTCGGCACCGCGCCGGTCATGGCGCTGGCGATGGCCGCCGAGACCGCGCGCGACGTGGTGCGGCTGAGCATGCAGAGCTGCGGGGTTCGCGCGATGACGGCGGAACTGGGCCTGCACCGGTACTTCCGACTGGCCGCGGCCGAGTCCGCCCGGTACGGCGATCCCGCCGCGCTGTGGCGGATGGTCGGCGCCGACCGCTTGCGAACGGCCCGGCGCGCCGCGGCCGGCACGGAGCTTCCGGTCGCGGCGACGGCTCGGACGTAG